A stretch of the Azorhizobium caulinodans ORS 571 genome encodes the following:
- the purC gene encoding phosphoribosylaminoimidazolesuccinocarboxamide synthase produces MDFLNPRYTPMSRRRRIYEGKAKVLYEGPEPGTLIQHFKDDATAFNAKKHDVIDGKGVLNNRISEYIFQRLNEIGVPTHFIRRLNMREQLIREVEIIPLEIVVRNVAAGSLSTRLGIEEGTALPRSIIEFYYKNDALNDPMVSEEHVTAFGWATTQEIDDIIALAIRVNDFLTGLFLGVGIRLVDFKMECGRLWENDMMRIVVADEISPDSCRLWDIKSNDKLDKDRFRRDLGGLVEAYSEVARRLGILTDNEPNQTKGPALVK; encoded by the coding sequence ATGGACTTCCTCAACCCACGGTACACCCCCATGAGCCGTCGCCGTCGCATTTACGAAGGCAAGGCCAAGGTCCTTTATGAAGGCCCTGAGCCCGGCACTCTCATCCAGCACTTCAAGGATGATGCCACCGCCTTCAACGCCAAGAAGCATGATGTCATCGACGGCAAGGGCGTCCTCAACAACCGCATATCGGAATATATCTTCCAGCGGTTGAATGAGATCGGCGTGCCGACTCACTTCATCCGCCGCCTGAACATGCGCGAGCAGCTGATCCGCGAAGTGGAAATCATTCCGCTGGAGATCGTCGTGCGCAACGTGGCGGCCGGCTCGCTCTCGACCCGCCTCGGCATCGAGGAGGGCACCGCGCTGCCCCGCTCGATCATCGAGTTCTATTACAAGAACGATGCCCTCAACGACCCGATGGTCTCCGAGGAGCACGTGACGGCGTTCGGCTGGGCCACCACCCAGGAAATCGACGACATCATCGCGCTGGCGATCCGCGTCAACGACTTCCTCACCGGCCTCTTTCTCGGCGTCGGCATCCGTCTTGTGGATTTCAAGATGGAATGCGGCCGCCTGTGGGAAAACGACATGATGCGGATCGTGGTCGCTGACGAGATCAGCCCCGATTCCTGCCGTCTGTGGGACATCAAGTCCAACGACAAGCTGGACAAGGACCGCTTCCGTCGCGATCTCGGCGGTCTGGTGGAGGCCTATTCCGAAGTGGCGCGCCGCCTCGGCATCCTCACCGACAACGAGCCGAATCAGACCAAGGGTCCGGCCCTCGTGAAGTGA
- the purS gene encoding phosphoribosylformylglycinamidine synthase subunit PurS, with protein sequence MKARVIVTLKSAVLDPQGKAIEGALRSLGVSGVQSVRQGKVFDVELAGNDKAAAEGALKDACEKLLANTVIETYKVEFAE encoded by the coding sequence ATGAAAGCGCGCGTTATCGTCACGCTGAAGTCCGCCGTCCTCGACCCCCAGGGCAAGGCCATCGAAGGCGCCTTGCGCTCGCTCGGCGTGTCCGGCGTGCAGAGCGTCCGTCAGGGCAAGGTGTTCGACGTGGAACTGGCGGGCAATGACAAGGCTGCGGCCGAGGGCGCGCTGAAGGATGCGTGCGAGAAGCTGCTCGCCAATACGGTGATCGAGACCTACAAGGTCGAATTCGCCGAGTGA
- the purQ gene encoding phosphoribosylformylglycinamidine synthase subunit PurQ, translated as MKAAVLLFPGSNREGDAARALRLVTGQEPKVVWHAESELPQGTDLVVLPGGFSYGDYLRCGAIAARANIMDAVRAHAARGGLVIGICNGFQILCEAGLLPGVLVRNAKLRFVCREVFLRVERADTAFTKAYRKGDLIRVPVAHGEGNYTADPATIQRLEGEGRVAFRYARADGQIDETDGPNGAINGIAGIYSEKLNVLGMMPHPENYVDPVVGPTDGRGLFESLAGALKAA; from the coding sequence ATGAAAGCAGCCGTTCTCCTCTTCCCTGGCTCCAATCGTGAAGGCGATGCGGCGCGCGCCCTTCGCCTCGTGACCGGACAGGAGCCCAAGGTCGTCTGGCACGCGGAGAGCGAGCTGCCGCAGGGCACCGATCTCGTGGTGCTGCCCGGCGGCTTCTCCTATGGCGATTATCTGCGCTGCGGCGCCATCGCCGCCCGCGCCAACATCATGGACGCGGTGCGCGCCCATGCTGCCCGCGGCGGCCTCGTCATCGGCATCTGCAACGGCTTCCAGATCCTCTGCGAGGCCGGCCTGCTGCCGGGCGTGCTGGTGCGCAACGCCAAGCTGCGCTTCGTCTGCCGCGAGGTGTTCCTGCGCGTCGAGCGGGCCGACACGGCCTTCACGAAGGCCTATCGCAAGGGCGACCTCATCCGCGTGCCGGTGGCGCACGGCGAGGGCAACTACACCGCCGATCCGGCGACCATCCAGCGCCTGGAAGGCGAAGGCCGGGTGGCCTTCCGCTATGCCCGCGCCGACGGCCAGATCGACGAGACCGATGGCCCGAACGGCGCCATCAACGGCATCGCCGGCATCTATTCCGAGAAGCTGAACGTGCTCGGCATGATGCCGCATCCCGAGAACTATGTGGACCCCGTGGTGGGGCCGACGGACGGGCGCGGCCTGTTCGAAAGCCTTGCCGGCGCGCTCAAGGCGGCCTGA
- the purL gene encoding phosphoribosylformylglycinamidine synthase subunit PurL produces the protein MIPNTPSITPELVAEHGLKPDEYQRFVELIGREPTITELGIVSAMWNEHCSYKSSKVWLRTLPTKGPRVIQGPGENAGVVDIGDGLAVVFKMESHNHPSFIEPYQGAGTGVGGILRDVFTMGARPIAALNALRFGDPHHPRTRRLLAGVVAGIGGYGNSFGVPTVGGSVGFHERYNGNILVNAMAVGLAKTDEIFYAAAAGVGRSIVYLGSKTGRDGIHGATMASAEFGADAEEKRPTVQVGDPFAEKLLLEACLEIMQAGCVVAIQDMGAAGLTCSAVEMGAKGDLGVELDLNAVPCRETGMTAYEMMLSESQERMLMVIADGKEDQAEAIFRKWGLDFAIIGKTTDTLRFVVKHDGDVKADLPIKELGDEAPEYYRPFTETPPRPVLGPSDVNHAVSVADALERLIASPDLCSKRWVWEQYDHLILGNTVQRPGGDAAVVRVNEGPKALALTTDVTPRYCEADPFEGGKQAVAEAWRNLTAVGATPIAVTDNLNFGNPEKPEIMGQFVGCVKGIGAACEALDFPVVSGNVSLYNETNGQGILPTPTIGGVGLIDDVEQSMTLAFKAAGEAIFVVGKTDGWLGSSAYLYTVCDREDGAPPPVDLVAEKRNGDFVRGLIKDDFITAAHDVSDGGLLVAIAEMAMAGRIGASVDGVPAGMPAHSFWFGEDQARYVVTLPANQAAEMVRRAEAAGVPVTKLGKTGGDKITLANERPIFVEGLRDRHDSWLPIYMGAN, from the coding sequence GTGATCCCGAACACCCCCAGCATCACCCCGGAACTCGTCGCTGAGCACGGCCTGAAGCCGGACGAATACCAGCGCTTCGTGGAGCTGATCGGGCGCGAGCCGACCATCACGGAGCTCGGCATCGTTTCCGCCATGTGGAACGAGCACTGCTCCTACAAGTCCTCCAAGGTCTGGCTGCGCACGCTGCCCACCAAGGGCCCGCGCGTCATCCAGGGGCCGGGCGAGAATGCCGGCGTCGTGGACATCGGCGACGGTCTGGCCGTGGTCTTCAAGATGGAGAGCCACAACCACCCGTCCTTCATCGAGCCTTATCAGGGCGCGGGCACGGGCGTGGGTGGCATCCTGCGCGACGTCTTCACCATGGGTGCGCGCCCCATTGCGGCCCTGAACGCCCTGCGCTTCGGCGACCCCCACCATCCGCGCACCCGCCGCCTGCTGGCGGGCGTGGTGGCCGGCATCGGCGGCTACGGCAATTCCTTCGGCGTGCCCACTGTGGGCGGCTCCGTGGGCTTCCACGAGCGCTACAACGGCAACATCCTCGTCAACGCCATGGCGGTCGGCCTCGCGAAGACGGATGAGATCTTCTATGCGGCGGCGGCCGGCGTCGGCCGCTCCATCGTCTATCTCGGCTCCAAGACCGGCCGCGACGGCATCCACGGCGCCACCATGGCCTCCGCCGAATTCGGCGCGGACGCCGAGGAAAAGCGACCCACCGTGCAGGTGGGCGACCCCTTCGCCGAGAAGCTGCTGCTGGAAGCCTGCCTCGAGATCATGCAGGCGGGCTGCGTGGTGGCGATCCAGGACATGGGCGCCGCCGGCCTCACCTGCTCGGCGGTCGAGATGGGCGCCAAGGGCGACCTCGGCGTGGAACTGGACCTCAACGCCGTGCCGTGCCGCGAAACCGGCATGACCGCTTATGAGATGATGCTGTCCGAGAGCCAGGAGCGCATGCTCATGGTGATCGCGGACGGCAAGGAAGATCAGGCCGAGGCCATCTTCCGCAAGTGGGGTCTGGACTTCGCCATCATCGGCAAGACCACCGATACGCTCCGTTTCGTCGTGAAGCACGACGGCGACGTGAAGGCTGACCTGCCCATCAAGGAACTGGGCGACGAGGCGCCGGAATATTACCGCCCCTTCACCGAGACGCCGCCGCGCCCCGTGCTCGGCCCGTCCGACGTGAATCATGCGGTGTCCGTCGCCGACGCGCTGGAGCGCCTCATCGCCTCGCCGGACCTGTGCTCCAAGCGCTGGGTCTGGGAGCAGTATGACCACCTCATCCTCGGCAACACCGTGCAGCGCCCGGGCGGCGATGCGGCCGTGGTGCGTGTGAACGAAGGCCCGAAGGCGTTGGCGCTGACCACCGACGTGACGCCCCGCTATTGCGAGGCCGATCCCTTCGAGGGCGGCAAGCAGGCGGTCGCCGAGGCGTGGCGCAATCTCACCGCCGTGGGTGCCACCCCCATCGCCGTGACCGACAACCTCAATTTTGGCAATCCCGAGAAGCCCGAGATCATGGGCCAGTTCGTGGGCTGCGTGAAAGGCATCGGCGCGGCCTGCGAGGCGCTCGACTTCCCGGTCGTCTCCGGCAACGTCAGTCTCTACAACGAGACCAACGGGCAGGGCATCCTGCCCACCCCCACCATCGGTGGCGTCGGCCTTATCGACGATGTGGAGCAGAGCATGACGCTCGCCTTCAAGGCGGCGGGCGAGGCCATCTTCGTGGTCGGCAAGACGGACGGCTGGCTCGGCTCCTCCGCTTATCTCTACACCGTCTGCGACCGCGAGGACGGCGCTCCGCCGCCGGTGGATCTGGTGGCCGAGAAGCGCAACGGTGACTTCGTGCGCGGCCTCATCAAGGACGACTTCATCACCGCCGCCCATGACGTCTCCGACGGCGGCCTGCTCGTCGCCATCGCCGAGATGGCCATGGCGGGCCGCATCGGCGCGTCGGTGGATGGCGTGCCCGCGGGCATGCCGGCCCATTCCTTCTGGTTCGGCGAGGATCAGGCCCGCTATGTGGTGACGCTCCCGGCCAATCAGGCCGCCGAGATGGTGCGCCGGGCGGAAGCGGCGGGCGTGCCCGTGACCAAGCTCGGCAAGACCGGCGGCGACAAGATCACGCTGGCCAACGAGCGGCCGATCTTCGTCGAAGGTCTGCGCGATCGCCACGACAGCTGGCTGCCCATCTATATGGGCGCCAACTAA
- a CDS encoding BolA family protein, which produces MAMDAGDIERLIKAAFPDAEVSITDLAGDGDHYAATVVSEAFRGKSRVQQHQMVYAALQGNMGGVLHALALKTSAPA; this is translated from the coding sequence ATGGCCATGGACGCCGGTGACATCGAGCGCCTCATCAAGGCGGCTTTCCCCGATGCCGAAGTGAGCATCACCGATCTGGCGGGCGACGGCGACCATTATGCCGCGACCGTGGTGTCGGAAGCCTTCCGCGGCAAGAGCCGGGTGCAGCAGCACCAGATGGTCTATGCCGCCCTCCAGGGCAACATGGGCGGCGTGCTGCACGCGCTGGCGCTGAAGACCTCCGCGCCCGCCTGA
- a CDS encoding phosphatase PAP2 family protein translates to MTDKIAAREGEAATDRPAWRDPRRWLLGLAVCVGLVALSEAFLDRAISTFSHDHIGRNGVFFAMQYPPNILSPLAVIGAVILGIFWLFAGPPPRWGRALFTGSVALIVAIAVKEQLKFAFGHTWPETFVNNNPSWIDNGVYGFFFFHGGAGYASFPSGHSTVMACVGSVLACAYPRLRWLAVLLQLVVVTGLLGEDYHFLGDIIAGTFLGVAVGIVASAIGGLLPAPR, encoded by the coding sequence ATGACGGACAAGATCGCAGCGCGCGAGGGTGAGGCGGCGACGGATCGCCCCGCTTGGCGAGATCCACGCCGCTGGCTGCTGGGCCTCGCCGTCTGCGTCGGTCTCGTCGCCCTCTCGGAAGCCTTCCTCGACCGGGCGATCAGCACCTTTTCCCACGACCATATCGGCCGGAACGGCGTCTTCTTCGCCATGCAGTATCCGCCGAACATCCTGTCGCCGCTGGCGGTGATCGGCGCGGTGATCTTGGGGATTTTCTGGCTGTTCGCCGGCCCGCCGCCCCGTTGGGGGCGGGCGCTGTTCACCGGGTCGGTGGCGCTCATCGTCGCCATCGCGGTGAAGGAGCAGCTCAAGTTCGCGTTCGGGCACACCTGGCCCGAGACCTTCGTGAACAACAACCCGTCCTGGATCGACAACGGGGTCTACGGCTTCTTCTTCTTCCATGGCGGGGCGGGCTATGCCTCTTTCCCCTCCGGCCATTCAACGGTGATGGCGTGCGTGGGCAGTGTGCTCGCCTGCGCCTATCCCCGCCTGCGGTGGCTCGCCGTCCTCCTTCAGCTGGTGGTGGTGACGGGGCTGCTGGGCGAGGATTATCACTTTCTCGGCGACATCATCGCCGGGACGTTTCTCGGCGTGGCAGTTGGAATCGTGGCCTCGGCCATTGGCGGTCTTCTGCCCGCTCCGCGCTGA
- the grxD gene encoding Grx4 family monothiol glutaredoxin, with product MSIRDFIDNEVKNNDVVVFMKGTPQFPQCGFSGQVVQILDHLGVSYKGINVLSSDELRQGIKDYANWPTIPQIYVKGEFVGGCDIVREMFQAGELVPFFEEKGVALHDRAIG from the coding sequence ATGAGCATCCGCGATTTCATCGATAACGAGGTCAAGAACAACGACGTGGTCGTGTTCATGAAGGGCACGCCCCAGTTCCCGCAGTGCGGCTTCTCGGGGCAGGTGGTCCAGATCCTCGATCACCTCGGCGTGAGCTACAAGGGCATCAATGTCCTGTCCTCCGACGAACTGCGTCAGGGCATCAAGGACTATGCCAACTGGCCGACGATCCCCCAGATCTATGTGAAGGGCGAGTTCGTGGGCGGCTGCGACATCGTCCGCGAGATGTTCCAGGCGGGCGAACTGGTGCCGTTCTTCGAGGAGAAGGGCGTCGCCCTCCACGACCGCGCCATCGGCTGA
- a CDS encoding type II toxin-antitoxin system RelE/ParE family toxin — translation MFPTLPRTIPDAAQRLLDEIRGKTGRLPEHPKLYRSGRVVGTREMVCGNYVIVYAETEERIVILRVLHGRQEWPR, via the coding sequence TTGTTTCCTACATTGCCGAGGACAATTCCGGACGCAGCACAGCGGCTTCTCGACGAAATCAGAGGCAAAACCGGGCGCCTCCCGGAGCATCCGAAGCTCTATCGTTCCGGACGCGTCGTAGGAACCCGTGAGATGGTCTGCGGCAACTATGTCATTGTCTATGCGGAGACCGAAGAGCGCATCGTTATCCTGCGCGTCCTCCATGGCCGGCAGGAGTGGCCCCGCTGA
- a CDS encoding type II toxin-antitoxin system RelB family antitoxin — translation MAQSSMLHVRVDDALKEDAAATLAKFGLTVSDAVRILLTCVVREGGLPAGLTADPQAYDAWFRAKVQEALADQRPAVPHADVMDEAQSLITAARRVRP, via the coding sequence ATGGCCCAGAGCTCGATGCTGCATGTGCGCGTGGACGACGCGCTGAAAGAGGATGCCGCCGCGACGCTCGCCAAGTTCGGGCTGACGGTCTCGGACGCGGTGCGCATCTTGCTGACCTGCGTGGTGCGCGAAGGCGGCCTGCCCGCCGGCCTAACGGCGGATCCGCAGGCCTATGACGCCTGGTTCCGCGCCAAGGTGCAGGAGGCGCTGGCGGACCAGCGCCCTGCGGTCCCCCATGCGGACGTAATGGACGAGGCCCAATCGTTAATCACGGCGGCGCGCCGTGTCCGGCCCTGA
- the purB gene encoding adenylosuccinate lyase — MIPRYSRPQMADIWSPETRFRIWFEIEAHAADAMAELGIVPKEAAKVIWEKGANATFDVERIDAIEREVKHDVIAFLTHLAEIVGPDARFVHQGMTSSDVLDTCLAVQLTRAADLLIADVDNLLAILERRAFEHKLTPTVGRSHGIHAEPTTFGVKLAIAHAEFQRSRARLVAARAEIATCAISGAVGTFAHIDPRVEQHVAEKMGLTVETVSTQVIPRDRHAMFFAVLGVVASSVERLATEVRHLQRTEVLEAEEYFSEAQKGSSAMPHKRNPVLTENLTGLARMVRGYVTPALENVALWHERDISHSSVERMIGPDATVTLDFALARLAGVMDKLVVHADNMQKNMDKLGGLIHSQRVLLALTQKGASREDSYRLVQRNAMKVWRGEGDFRAFLLADEEVRKYLSEDDINEKFDLGYHFKNVDQIFTRVFGRA, encoded by the coding sequence ATGATCCCCCGCTACAGCCGGCCCCAGATGGCCGACATCTGGTCCCCCGAAACCCGATTCCGCATCTGGTTCGAGATCGAGGCCCATGCCGCCGATGCCATGGCCGAACTCGGCATTGTGCCGAAGGAAGCGGCAAAGGTGATCTGGGAGAAGGGCGCCAACGCCACCTTCGACGTGGAGCGCATCGACGCCATCGAGCGCGAAGTGAAGCACGACGTCATCGCCTTCCTCACGCATCTGGCCGAGATCGTCGGCCCCGACGCGCGCTTCGTCCATCAGGGCATGACCTCGTCCGACGTGCTGGACACGTGCCTTGCCGTTCAGCTCACCCGCGCCGCCGATCTCCTGATCGCGGACGTGGACAATCTGCTGGCGATCCTCGAGCGCCGTGCCTTCGAGCACAAGCTGACCCCCACCGTCGGCCGCTCCCACGGCATCCATGCCGAGCCCACCACCTTCGGCGTCAAGCTCGCCATTGCGCACGCCGAATTCCAGCGCTCCCGCGCCCGCCTCGTCGCCGCCCGCGCTGAGATCGCCACCTGCGCCATCTCGGGCGCGGTGGGCACCTTCGCCCATATCGATCCGCGCGTGGAGCAGCATGTGGCGGAGAAGATGGGCCTGACGGTCGAGACCGTCTCCACGCAGGTGATCCCGCGCGACCGCCACGCCATGTTCTTTGCCGTGCTCGGCGTCGTCGCCTCCTCCGTGGAGCGGCTCGCCACCGAGGTACGCCACCTCCAGCGCACCGAGGTGCTGGAAGCGGAAGAGTATTTCTCCGAGGCCCAGAAGGGCTCCTCGGCCATGCCGCACAAGCGCAATCCGGTGCTGACCGAGAACCTCACGGGCCTTGCCCGCATGGTGCGCGGCTATGTGACCCCGGCGCTGGAGAATGTGGCGCTTTGGCACGAGCGCGACATCTCGCACTCCTCCGTGGAGCGCATGATCGGCCCCGACGCCACCGTGACGCTGGACTTCGCCCTCGCCCGTCTCGCCGGCGTGATGGACAAGCTCGTCGTCCATGCCGACAACATGCAGAAGAACATGGACAAGCTGGGTGGCCTCATCCACTCCCAGCGCGTGCTGCTGGCGCTGACCCAGAAGGGCGCGAGCCGCGAGGACAGCTATCGCCTCGTGCAGCGCAACGCCATGAAGGTCTGGCGCGGCGAAGGCGACTTCCGCGCCTTCCTCTTGGCGGACGAAGAGGTGCGCAAGTATCTCTCCGAGGACGACATCAACGAGAAGTTCGATCTCGGCTACCACTTCAAGAACGTGGACCAGATCTTCACCCGCGTCTTCGGCCGCGCCTGA
- the thrC gene encoding threonine synthase, with translation MRYVSTRGEAPTLSFADALLAGLARDGGLYVPETWPTLSAAEIAGLAGKSYADVARAVITPFVGDALPKAALDTMISDAYRAFRHPATTPVVQLGPNRFLLELFHGPTLAFKDVAMQLLARLMDHVLATRNGRATIVGATSGDTGSAAIEAFRHTDAVDVFILYPHNRVSEVQRRQMTTVGGANVHAIAVEGTFDDCQAHVKAMFNHAAFRDRLALAGVNSINWARIVAQVVYYFYAAVALGAPHREVSFVVPTGNFGDIFAGWVAKRMGLPVRDLTIATNVNDILARTLATGRYEVKGVQPSSSPSMDIQVSSNFERLLFEAVDRDAGTVRQLMASLGQSGAFTLPHAAQAAIAGEFSADRADEPETAATISRLYRESGYVADPHTAVALAVAEKVEHARAVPQIVLSTAHPAKFPDAVEAATGKRPVLPPHMADLFNRKERLSVLPNDLDAIEAFISARARIVSGAAA, from the coding sequence TTGCGTTACGTCTCCACCCGGGGCGAGGCCCCGACGCTGTCTTTTGCCGATGCGCTCCTCGCCGGTCTGGCCCGCGATGGCGGGCTCTATGTGCCGGAGACCTGGCCGACACTGTCGGCCGCGGAGATCGCGGGACTTGCGGGCAAATCCTATGCGGACGTGGCGCGTGCGGTGATCACGCCTTTCGTGGGGGACGCGCTGCCGAAGGCCGCCCTCGACACCATGATCAGCGATGCCTACCGCGCCTTCCGCCATCCGGCGACGACGCCGGTGGTGCAGCTCGGCCCGAACCGGTTCCTGCTGGAGCTGTTCCATGGTCCGACCCTGGCGTTCAAGGACGTCGCCATGCAGTTGCTGGCGCGCCTGATGGACCACGTGCTCGCCACCCGCAACGGCCGCGCCACCATCGTCGGCGCCACCTCGGGCGACACGGGCAGTGCCGCCATCGAGGCGTTCCGGCACACGGATGCGGTGGATGTGTTCATCCTCTATCCGCACAACCGCGTCTCGGAAGTGCAGCGCCGGCAGATGACCACGGTGGGCGGGGCGAATGTCCACGCCATCGCTGTGGAAGGCACGTTCGACGACTGCCAGGCCCATGTGAAGGCCATGTTCAACCACGCCGCCTTCCGCGACCGGCTGGCCCTGGCGGGCGTGAACTCCATCAACTGGGCGCGCATCGTCGCCCAGGTGGTCTATTATTTCTATGCCGCCGTGGCGCTCGGCGCGCCGCATCGCGAAGTGTCGTTCGTGGTGCCCACGGGCAATTTCGGCGACATCTTCGCCGGCTGGGTGGCCAAGCGCATGGGCCTGCCGGTGCGCGATCTGACCATCGCCACCAACGTCAATGACATCCTGGCCCGCACGCTCGCCACCGGGCGCTATGAGGTGAAGGGCGTGCAGCCCTCCTCCTCGCCCTCCATGGACATTCAGGTCTCGTCGAATTTCGAGCGCCTGCTGTTCGAGGCGGTGGATCGCGACGCCGGCACCGTGCGCCAGCTTATGGCCTCGCTCGGCCAGTCCGGTGCCTTCACCCTGCCGCACGCGGCGCAGGCGGCCATCGCCGGCGAATTCTCCGCTGACCGGGCCGACGAGCCGGAGACCGCCGCCACCATCTCCCGCCTCTATCGCGAGAGCGGCTATGTGGCCGATCCCCATACCGCCGTGGCGCTGGCCGTGGCGGAGAAGGTGGAGCACGCCCGCGCCGTGCCGCAGATCGTGCTCTCCACCGCCCACCCGGCCAAGTTCCCGGATGCCGTGGAAGCGGCCACGGGCAAGCGGCCGGTGCTGCCGCCTCACATGGCGGACCTGTTCAACCGCAAGGAGCGCCTGAGCGTGCTGCCGAACGATCTCGACGCCATCGAGGCCTTCATCTCGGCGCGGGCGCGGATCGTCTCGGGAGCCGCCGCATGA
- a CDS encoding M16 family metallopeptidase, with translation MSATETGVKTTTLPNGITVVSDAMPHLGTASLGIWVGAGARDEGEQEHGISHLLEHMAFKGTRRRSARRIAEEIEQVGGDINAATSVEQTSYNVRVLGEDVGLGMDILSDILTEPAFAPEELAREKNVIVQEIGAVMDTPDDLVFDLFQERAFPGQAVGRSILGTPDTVRSFDPAGLGAYLGRTYRGPRMVVSAAGAVNHDQLVAEAAERLGTIAGETKPEAAPALYAGGSILTPRDLEQVHVVLGLEGRSYKHPQYHAAQVLSNILGGGMSSRLFQDVREERGLCYSIYSFHWSYADTGIFAIYAGTDEGDVGELTNVVIDQLEAAGETITETELARAKAQMKVGLLAALESSGARADQLARQLLAFNRIIPVEEIVAKVEAVTVDAVRQAARDLVAGGRPTLAAIGPGKGLDPAARAVERLAGA, from the coding sequence ATGAGCGCGACAGAGACCGGCGTTAAGACGACGACCCTGCCGAACGGCATCACGGTCGTCTCAGATGCCATGCCTCACCTCGGCACGGCCTCGCTCGGCATCTGGGTGGGGGCCGGCGCGCGCGACGAGGGCGAGCAGGAACACGGCATCTCGCACCTTCTGGAACACATGGCCTTCAAGGGCACGCGCCGCCGCTCGGCTCGCCGCATCGCGGAGGAGATCGAGCAGGTGGGCGGCGACATCAATGCCGCCACCTCCGTCGAGCAGACGTCCTACAATGTGCGGGTGCTGGGCGAGGACGTGGGCCTCGGCATGGACATCCTGTCGGACATCCTCACCGAGCCCGCTTTCGCGCCCGAGGAACTGGCGCGCGAGAAGAACGTGATCGTGCAGGAAATCGGCGCGGTCATGGACACGCCGGACGATCTCGTGTTCGACCTGTTCCAGGAGCGCGCCTTTCCGGGGCAGGCGGTGGGCCGCTCCATCCTCGGCACGCCGGACACGGTGCGCAGCTTCGATCCCGCGGGCCTCGGCGCCTATCTGGGCCGCACCTATCGCGGGCCGCGCATGGTGGTCTCCGCCGCCGGCGCCGTGAACCACGACCAGCTTGTGGCCGAGGCTGCCGAGCGGCTCGGCACCATCGCCGGCGAGACCAAGCCTGAGGCTGCGCCCGCGCTTTATGCCGGCGGCAGCATCCTCACCCCGCGCGACCTTGAGCAGGTGCACGTGGTGCTGGGCCTTGAGGGGCGCTCCTACAAGCATCCGCAGTATCATGCGGCGCAGGTACTCTCGAACATCCTCGGCGGCGGCATGTCCTCGCGCCTGTTTCAGGATGTGCGGGAGGAGCGGGGCCTCTGCTATTCCATCTATTCCTTCCACTGGTCCTATGCGGACACCGGCATCTTCGCCATCTATGCCGGCACCGATGAAGGCGATGTGGGCGAGCTGACCAATGTGGTCATCGACCAACTGGAAGCGGCGGGTGAGACCATCACGGAAACGGAGCTCGCCCGCGCCAAGGCGCAGATGAAGGTGGGCCTTCTCGCCGCGCTGGAAAGTTCAGGCGCCCGCGCCGACCAGCTCGCCCGGCAGTTGCTGGCCTTCAACCGCATCATTCCGGTGGAGGAGATCGTCGCCAAGGTGGAGGCCGTCACCGTGGACGCGGTGCGGCAGGCCGCGCGCGATCTCGTGGCCGGCGGTCGGCCGACGCTGGCCGCCATCGGTCCGGGCAAGGGGCTCGATCCGGCAGCGCGCGCGGTGGAGCGCCTGGCCGGCGCCTGA
- a CDS encoding GNAT family N-acetyltransferase, whose product MWLFKSVFASDQIPVVHGDGVYLRVPQASDFADWRDLREASRDFLTPWEPVWPADDLTRGSYRRRMRRYARDMMADEAYPLFLFRTHDHALLGGMTLSNVRRGVCQSASLGYWMGAAFAGQGYMGAGVAALLPLAYDVLRLRRIEAACMVRNTPSIRLLERLGFMHEGYARQYLCINGRWEDHLLFARLRTDRAKPREARPDAATQWGVVPGGRAERPLVR is encoded by the coding sequence ATGTGGCTGTTCAAGTCGGTCTTCGCGTCGGATCAGATCCCCGTCGTTCATGGCGACGGGGTATATCTGCGCGTGCCGCAGGCCTCCGATTTCGCGGACTGGCGCGATCTGCGCGAAGCGAGCCGCGATTTCCTCACGCCCTGGGAGCCGGTCTGGCCGGCCGATGATCTCACCCGCGGCTCCTATCGGCGGCGCATGCGGCGCTATGCCCGCGACATGATGGCGGACGAGGCCTATCCGCTCTTCCTGTTTCGGACCCACGACCATGCCCTGCTGGGCGGCATGACGCTCTCCAACGTCCGGCGCGGCGTGTGCCAGTCGGCGAGCCTCGGTTACTGGATGGGCGCGGCCTTTGCGGGGCAGGGCTATATGGGGGCGGGCGTCGCCGCCTTGCTTCCGCTGGCCTATGACGTGTTGCGGCTGCGGCGCATCGAGGCCGCCTGCATGGTCCGCAACACGCCCTCAATCCGGCTGCTGGAGCGTCTCGGCTTCATGCACGAGGGCTATGCCCGACAGTATCTGTGCATCAACGGCCGCTGGGAGGACCACCTTCTGTTTGCCCGTCTGCGCACCGACAGGGCGAAGCCGCGCGAGGCCCGGCCGGACGCTGCCACCCAGTGGGGCGTCGTTCCGGGTGGCCGGGCGGAACGGCCCCTCGTGCGCTGA